One Pseudomonas sp. MH9.2 DNA segment encodes these proteins:
- a CDS encoding heavy-metal-associated domain-containing protein, with translation MQNQTLNVTGMTCGGCVTKVANALKAISGVDDVVVSLSTGEVAVRYDEQLTSPNQLESAVKGAGYGLGMAKATSSHQSKGGCCG, from the coding sequence ATGCAAAATCAAACGTTGAACGTAACAGGTATGACGTGTGGCGGCTGCGTCACCAAAGTGGCAAACGCGCTGAAAGCAATTTCCGGAGTCGATGACGTAGTCGTGTCGCTCTCGACTGGCGAGGTTGCGGTACGTTATGACGAGCAACTGACCTCGCCGAATCAACTGGAATCAGCCGTGAAAGGCGCGGGCTATGGTCTGGGCATGGCTAAGGCCACGTCCAGTCATCAATCCAAGGGCGGCTGCTGCGGTTAA
- a CDS encoding MFS transporter — MATLMLGVFTVSVGFGIMLPLLPYLIERLLGAGGDAVQVSRHTGLLTAVYTFSLFLFAPLWGRLSDQRGPRGVLLIGLLGFGVTMLVFSFVESLVALYTERFLSGMFAAAVTPVAAAVIGSVTTTEQGRARRLAFVSVTGIGGFLLGPMLSVFVTRFSAATFNLALPPGSVAIPLAATALLAFLVASSVAFSVPNDQVHSRPPKTARASGDQKAWLVPKLLVLTFIVSVGVGVFEVGLALRGKQELGLSPYQIALMFTECSLVMFVMQAIAFSPWFKPDTTRWLIAPALSVLAAGLFLVPWASDFKLMLVVIGAVAASAGILSPILTYWISAKAGSAQGWELGKQTASSSLGTTLGSAAGGVLYSTVFLPDTSFFLSASLAVLGFLLSLGLPRLLMTSTLCSRPIPVRFSTKK, encoded by the coding sequence ATGGCCACGCTGATGCTTGGCGTGTTTACTGTATCGGTTGGCTTTGGAATCATGCTTCCACTTTTACCCTACCTGATTGAGCGACTCCTGGGCGCGGGAGGTGATGCTGTTCAGGTTTCCCGGCACACGGGACTACTGACGGCTGTGTATACCTTCTCTCTTTTTCTATTCGCCCCCTTGTGGGGTCGACTTTCCGATCAACGCGGCCCACGTGGTGTGCTGCTTATTGGACTCCTCGGTTTTGGCGTAACCATGTTGGTTTTCTCGTTTGTTGAGAGTCTCGTCGCTTTATACACCGAGCGTTTTCTGAGTGGGATGTTCGCCGCAGCGGTGACGCCCGTAGCTGCGGCGGTGATAGGAAGCGTCACGACGACTGAACAGGGGCGAGCCCGTCGGCTTGCGTTCGTCAGTGTGACCGGAATTGGCGGCTTCCTGCTTGGGCCGATGCTTAGCGTGTTCGTAACGCGATTTTCTGCCGCTACCTTCAATCTCGCCTTGCCGCCCGGATCCGTCGCGATTCCGCTCGCGGCAACAGCGCTGCTTGCCTTTCTTGTGGCCAGCTCAGTCGCGTTTTCAGTGCCGAATGATCAAGTCCATAGTCGGCCACCGAAGACCGCTAGGGCCTCGGGCGATCAGAAAGCATGGCTCGTACCGAAACTCCTTGTCCTCACTTTTATCGTGTCAGTAGGGGTAGGGGTCTTCGAGGTCGGGCTCGCACTGCGTGGCAAACAGGAACTCGGCTTGAGTCCCTATCAGATTGCCCTCATGTTTACCGAGTGCAGCTTGGTTATGTTTGTGATGCAGGCAATCGCATTTTCGCCCTGGTTCAAGCCGGACACCACTCGCTGGCTTATCGCGCCCGCGCTCTCTGTGCTGGCTGCCGGATTGTTTCTCGTGCCATGGGCATCTGATTTTAAGTTGATGCTGGTCGTGATCGGTGCGGTTGCGGCCAGTGCTGGCATTCTGTCGCCGATCCTTACGTACTGGATCTCGGCCAAAGCCGGAAGCGCGCAGGGCTGGGAACTTGGCAAGCAAACGGCATCATCTAGTCTTGGGACAACCTTGGGGTCCGCTGCGGGTGGAGTCCTCTACAGCACTGTCTTTCTGCCAGACACCTCTTTCTTCTTGAGCGCGAGCCTTGCAGTGCTGGGTTTCCTGTTAAGCCTCGGGTTGCCGCGTTTACTCATGACTTCCACTCTATGCTCTCGTCCGATACCCGTGAGATTTAGCACGAAAAAATGA
- a CDS encoding general stress protein has protein sequence MTLQPDQHDAVVAVFAHHQDAEDAVRKLAGSGFDMTHFSIVGQGFHSEETVMGFYNVGDRIKFWGKKGAFWGSLWSLFFGGVFLTIPVIGPVMVLGHLAAIVVAAVEGAILVGGLSALGAALYSIGIPKDSVIQYEQAVKADGFLVVAHGGTDEMARSKAILESSNPASIDLHENVKTHAAG, from the coding sequence ATGACCCTCCAGCCGGATCAACATGACGCTGTAGTCGCTGTATTTGCTCACCATCAGGATGCGGAGGACGCTGTCCGCAAACTGGCTGGCAGTGGTTTCGACATGACGCATTTTAGTATCGTCGGACAAGGTTTTCATTCCGAAGAGACGGTTATGGGCTTCTACAACGTCGGCGATCGAATTAAATTTTGGGGCAAGAAGGGCGCATTTTGGGGCAGTCTGTGGAGCCTGTTCTTCGGCGGAGTATTTCTGACCATCCCTGTGATCGGGCCTGTCATGGTGCTGGGTCACCTGGCTGCAATCGTCGTTGCCGCTGTTGAGGGTGCCATTCTGGTTGGCGGATTGAGCGCGCTTGGCGCAGCGCTTTACAGCATAGGCATTCCGAAGGACAGCGTCATCCAGTACGAACAAGCCGTCAAAGCTGATGGATTCCTTGTTGTAGCACATGGAGGCACGGACGAGATGGCAAGATCCAAGGCGATCCTTGAGTCAAGCAATCCGGCAAGTATTGATCTGCATGAGAATGTGAAGACCCATGCAGCAGGCTAA
- a CDS encoding helix-turn-helix domain-containing protein — MESTNAFGEALRSLRLRQGLSQQDFVRVVSREHLSRLERGVSQPNLQLIRDLAGVLGIHPISLLAKAFERAGDASELRDLMVTIASDLGIDLDQ, encoded by the coding sequence ATGGAAAGCACAAACGCTTTCGGCGAGGCGCTACGATCTTTGCGTCTCCGGCAAGGGCTAAGCCAGCAAGATTTTGTACGCGTGGTTTCACGTGAGCACCTATCAAGGCTTGAGCGGGGAGTTAGCCAGCCCAATCTGCAACTGATTCGCGATCTCGCGGGTGTGCTCGGAATTCACCCCATTTCGTTGCTCGCCAAAGCGTTCGAGCGCGCTGGCGATGCATCAGAGTTGCGGGATCTGATGGTCACCATAGCGAGCGATCTAGGAATAGACCTAGACCAGTAG
- a CDS encoding integrase translates to MKKPSVFNLHPSNYHQLATDAYFGMSFGRIGPGLIVSRDSQGNPLSLFEHNEWHFSQYAYASTDNPNVSFSGLIKPALHNAENVELCKKLFIIRMFSPQSKSGKEIRLSTMQTNMNVFSSICRFADHADLRLKDLLESSTNLKSFIDLAPKTVIKQLKTIFSTLNKVNPEELGFMIGGSTISITNSKAKESSSTSNQTPVIPSRILWLKHNQYKDVLNDFQKNEHNLVSFITQANENPFYARGPSFSEDTKKKHKLIPERTRNNFKHSAKLFIESIKDHNLEHLAHKYKWKHVVNVAGFISLTQHCSRSLIHMFTLMRDQEALSLTTDCVEPVRGWNNEAVYVLGISTKLNSSPVVEKWITTDAVLQPINVLTSINKVIAPYVRNPILRDRLMVGVAALPISNCGEATQTQITRKWLEHKLPPIYLTEDDIVELEMIDPVRNWRADSRFKKGKPWRLTSHQFRRSIAVFAGQTGLITLPSLKRLLHHLTKVMSIYYMKGCSASNYMLKILNPKLADEMKAAKQAADAAVYVRDVLRATERLHGFHGQRIMQTRESVWRYETAEEIIHKVKRGLLAYQQTPLGGCTSTGPCDKRAHANFTTCIGCKDATIIPSRLIETIELIEWDIAELTPGTIEYKAEVRNLEDYKATYDRLATKEP, encoded by the coding sequence ATGAAAAAGCCTAGCGTTTTTAATTTGCATCCATCGAACTATCATCAGTTAGCGACCGATGCTTATTTTGGTATGTCATTCGGTAGAATCGGACCAGGCCTTATCGTCTCTAGGGACAGTCAAGGCAACCCCCTGTCACTGTTTGAGCACAATGAATGGCATTTTTCACAGTACGCTTACGCCTCAACTGATAACCCAAACGTTAGTTTTTCTGGGCTTATAAAACCCGCACTACACAATGCGGAAAATGTCGAATTATGTAAAAAATTATTCATAATAAGAATGTTCTCTCCACAATCGAAGTCCGGCAAAGAAATCCGACTCTCCACAATGCAAACAAACATGAATGTGTTCTCTTCAATATGTCGTTTTGCAGACCATGCGGATCTGAGACTCAAGGATTTACTAGAGTCTTCCACAAACCTTAAATCATTTATAGATCTCGCTCCAAAAACAGTTATCAAACAGCTTAAAACTATTTTTTCGACGCTCAACAAAGTCAATCCTGAAGAGCTTGGCTTTATGATTGGCGGCAGTACTATCTCCATCACCAATAGCAAAGCTAAGGAAAGCTCATCTACCTCGAATCAGACCCCAGTAATACCAAGCCGAATCCTCTGGTTAAAACACAACCAATACAAAGACGTGTTGAACGACTTCCAGAAAAATGAACACAACCTGGTCTCTTTCATTACCCAAGCGAACGAAAACCCATTTTATGCGCGAGGGCCATCTTTCTCCGAAGATACAAAAAAGAAACACAAACTGATTCCAGAACGCACTCGAAATAACTTCAAGCATTCCGCAAAGCTGTTTATTGAATCCATCAAAGACCACAACTTGGAGCACCTAGCTCATAAATATAAATGGAAGCATGTTGTAAATGTTGCTGGCTTTATATCCTTGACGCAGCATTGCTCTCGATCCCTGATCCATATGTTCACTCTCATGAGAGACCAAGAGGCACTGTCGCTCACAACAGACTGCGTTGAACCTGTTCGCGGATGGAACAATGAGGCCGTTTACGTTCTTGGGATCTCGACAAAGCTTAACAGTTCACCTGTCGTCGAGAAGTGGATTACCACCGATGCGGTATTGCAACCTATTAATGTCCTTACTTCTATCAACAAGGTAATAGCACCTTATGTAAGAAATCCGATTCTTCGAGACCGCTTGATGGTAGGTGTCGCGGCGCTGCCTATTTCCAATTGTGGTGAGGCCACCCAAACTCAAATAACACGTAAGTGGTTGGAACATAAACTGCCACCAATTTATCTTACTGAAGACGACATCGTAGAGCTGGAAATGATTGATCCGGTCAGAAACTGGCGCGCAGACTCACGCTTCAAGAAAGGTAAACCCTGGCGATTGACATCTCATCAATTCCGCAGATCGATAGCGGTATTCGCGGGACAAACGGGGCTCATTACCCTGCCATCTCTCAAACGACTACTCCATCATCTCACCAAAGTGATGAGTATCTACTACATGAAAGGGTGTTCAGCTAGCAATTACATGCTCAAGATTCTGAATCCAAAATTAGCTGATGAGATGAAGGCGGCTAAGCAGGCGGCTGACGCAGCTGTGTATGTCAGAGACGTGCTTCGCGCCACCGAACGACTTCATGGATTCCATGGTCAGCGAATCATGCAAACCCGTGAATCTGTGTGGCGGTATGAGACCGCTGAGGAAATTATTCACAAGGTCAAACGTGGTTTGCTTGCATATCAACAGACCCCGCTTGGTGGCTGCACCTCCACTGGACCATGTGACAAGCGTGCACATGCCAATTTCACGACATGCATCGGATGCAAAGATGCCACCATCATCCCCTCTCGCTTGATCGAGACCATCGAATTGATTGAGTGGGATATCGCCGAACTGACGCCCGGTACCATCGAGTACAAGGCTGAGGTGCGCAATCTGGAGGATTACAAGGCGACTTATGATCGTCTGGCTACCAAGGAGCCATAG
- a CDS encoding TPM domain-containing protein, with translation MNIIRIMKHLVMTHWEVTRAFPRKTMFAIEQAIKAGETAHVGEICFVVEGALDSTPLFKGQSARERAVDVFSQLRIWDTAHNNGVLIYLLLADRDVEIVADRGIHAKTGSEEWQSICRQMEAAFKHGNYEDGVVSGIQTVTQHLMTHFPAVGGHRNELPDTPVVL, from the coding sequence ATGAATATCATACGCATTATGAAACACCTCGTGATGACCCACTGGGAGGTCACCCGGGCATTCCCTCGCAAAACGATGTTCGCGATCGAGCAAGCGATCAAAGCCGGTGAGACCGCACATGTCGGAGAAATTTGTTTCGTCGTGGAGGGCGCACTGGACAGCACGCCGCTTTTCAAAGGCCAATCCGCGCGAGAACGCGCTGTTGATGTGTTTTCGCAACTGCGTATATGGGACACCGCCCACAATAATGGTGTGCTGATTTATCTTTTGCTCGCTGACCGAGACGTGGAGATTGTTGCCGATCGCGGAATTCACGCGAAGACGGGCTCTGAAGAATGGCAAAGCATTTGCCGCCAGATGGAAGCTGCATTTAAACACGGTAATTACGAAGACGGCGTGGTTAGCGGTATTCAGACGGTTACACAGCATCTGATGACGCACTTTCCCGCTGTCGGCGGTCACCGGAATGAATTGCCGGATACACCTGTAGTGCTCTGA